Within the Deinococcus peraridilitoris DSM 19664 genome, the region CGACGTCACGGCGCGCAAGCGGGCCGAGGCGGACTTGCAGCGCCGCAACGAAGAACTGCGGCGGTCCAACGCGGAGCTGGAGCAGTTCGCGTACGTCGCCAGCCACGACTTGCAAGAACCCCTGCGGACCATCACGAGCTTCTCGCAGCTGCTGGCCATGAAGTATCAGGGGCGGCTGGATGAGAAAGCCGATCTGTACATTCGGCTGATCGGGGACGCGACAACGCGGATGGGAACGCTGCTGCAGGACCTGCTGGCGTTCTCACGGGTCGGCTCATCCGCCCGCCGGCGGGACGTGGTGGATTTGAGGGACGTGCTGGCGCAGGTGAAGCAGGACCTGCAAGCGCAGGTGGAACGCACTGAAGCGCAGGTGAGCATCGGTCCTCTGCCCAGCGTCAGCGGGGACGGCACGCAACTGCGGCAACTCTTCCAGAATCTGCTTGGGAACGCATTGAAGTTCCGTCACCCCGACCGAACCCCGGAAGTGCATATTCACGCGCACGACGCAGGAGACCAGGTGAAGATCACAGTGCGTGACAATGGCATCGGCATCGAACCCGAGTATTTCGACCGGATCTTCACCATCTTCCAGCGGCTGCACACTCGCGAGACTTACGAAGGCAGCGGGATCGGGCTTTCGATTGCCCGAAAAATCGTCGAGCGACACGGCGGGCAGATCTGGCTGGAAAGCACCTCGGGAGACGGTACGGCGTTTCACGTCACGCTTCCACTCGCACCAGGAGGCGCGGCATGATCAACCTGACCAACGTTGCACTGCACGATGTCCTGTTGGTCGAGGACAGCCTCGCGGACGTGGTGTTGATGCAGGAAGCCGTCCAGGAAAGCATGCCCCACACCCGCTTGAGTGTCGCGGGACACGGTGTGGACGCGTTGCGTTTCCTGCGACGGGAAGCAAGCTTTGAGGACGCCCCCCGGCCTGACTTGATCCTGCTGGACCTGAACATGCCGCTGAAAGGCGGCCTGGAGGTGCTGAGTGACCTGCGCGACGATCCGGAACTGCGTTCCATTCCGGTGCTGGTGTTGTCCACTTCGGACCGCAGGGAGGATGTCGAACGGGCCTATGATCTGGGGGCGAATACGTACCTGGTGAAACCACGGGACTTGCCGGGCTTCTTTGCCTTGATGCAGCAAATGAATGACTACTGGTTCCGCTCAGCGCGACTCCCCCAAGGGAACAAGTGGTGAAGCGAGTGCTGCTGGTAGAGGACCATGACCCGGACGCGTTGCTGCTGATGGAGTTGCTGGAGTTGGCCGCCGCTCCGTGGGAGGTGAAGCACGTGAAGACCTTCCGTGAAGCGGCGTTACGCTGGCCGGAAGGACAGTTTGATGCGCTGCTGCTGGACCTGGATATTCCGGATGGCTTCGGGCTGGAGTTACTGGCCCGCGCGTTACAGGTCGTACAGGACGTTCCAGTGCTGGTGTTGAGTGGCCTGATAAACCCGGAGGTCGCGGTGAGGGCGGTGCAGTTGGGTGCGCGGGGGTACGTGTTGAAAGGCTTCGGGGCAGCGGAGCAGCTGGTGGAGCTGCTTGATCCGTCCCCATGACGAAAGGTGGCTGCGGAGGGTCATAAACTGCAGTCCGGACGCTACTGTTTCCATACGTCCTCCAATGCCTTGTGGTGGACCCTGAAGGTCGTGTGATATGTACGGTCACGCGTCGTGCGGATCAGCACGCTAGCCTGCACCATGACTCCTGACGACCTCAACCGCTGGGTCGACTTCCTGACCAAAGAGCAGAAAGAAAAGCTGAGGTGGCTTCAGAACCACCGGTGCATGCTCGAAGCCAGTTGGGCGCCTAAAGACACCTTGCAGGACCTCTCAGAGGGCGTGGTGCTGGAAGTCAAGATTGACCGACACGGAGTTGTGAAGGCGCGCGGCACGGATATTTCTGAGATGTTCGATTACGTGTTCAACTCGGCCAAGAGCCTCTTTGAGTACGTTGAGAAGCACGATCCGGAATGGAAAGGCTCGAACGATCGGCAGAGTTGATATTCGAGGTGCGAACCGAGCTGTTACGAGAGGCGTGCTGGAAACCATAGAACCAAAGATCGCCTCAAACCAGAGAGCCACCGATCGTGGCGGCTCTTCTTCACCTGGCAGCGCAGTTAATTTCCGCCCGCATTCAGGCGGTCCGGGAGTGCCATGAACAGCAACGCGCCCGCTTCACCTGCCGGTGCCGCCTCTGCCCAGACGTGCCCGCCATGCCGAGTCACGATCCGGCGACTGTTCGCCAGGCCAATCCGCTCACTCGCACCCAAGAATGAACTGGGCACCTGAAACACCTCGAAGTACCGCTGCGCTTCCTCAGCCGTCAAAGAGAGCCCGTTGTGCCGTACCCAAACCACCACCTGCCCGTCACGCCCCTCACCCTCCACTTCGATTGTCGCGCCAGGCGTGTCTTTCGTGGCGTCGAGTGAAACCGCCAGCAGCTCACCGAATACCTGCCGCAGCAGCATCGGATCCCCCGTGATGTACGGTAGCGTTCCCAGCACCCACTTCACTTTCCTGCCTTTCAGCAGTGGCTCCAGGTCACTGCGGACCTGCACGACCAGCTGGTCCAGCGCGACGAGTTCCTCGGTCAGCTCCCGGCGTTCCAGCACGGCCAGCAGCCGAAGCTCATCCATGCGGCGCTGCACGTGCTTCGCTTCTTCCCGCAAGTGGGTGAAGAGCGCCCTCGCTCGCTCGTCCATCGTGTCGTGCAGTCTTCGCTCCAGCAGCCCCATCAAGGCGTCCACGCGTCGCATCGGTTCGCTCAAGTCACGCGCCACGGCAATGGCGTACGCGCGCAACTCCGCGTTCAGGTCCTGCAGGTCACGGGTGCGCTCGGCCACCTTGCGTTCCAGCATACGGGTGAGGTCATGACTTCTGGTTTCGAGTTCCTTGCGTTCTGAGATGTCCTTGAAGTACACGGACAAACCGTCCGGGGTAGGGTGAACGACCATCTCGATCCACGCATCAAGGGTGCGTGAGCGGGTCTCCACGCGCACCACCTGCCGTTCCTGTGCGGCTTCGAGGTGCGCGAGGTACGCTTCGCTCCCGACCGCGTGCGGGAATTCCTCCCAGCATGATTTGCCCAGCAGATCCTCACGCCGGCGATGCCAGAGTTCCTCGGCGCGCTGGTTGACGTACGTGAAGCGCCAGTCGTGATCGACCGCGTAGAACGCGTCACCGATGCTCTCCAGGATGCGCACCTGTTGCTGCTGTCCGAGCAGCTGACGTGCATGTCGCATGCTGCGATCGAGCGCCACGGCGCACTGCACCGCCAGGGTGTTCAGGAACTGCTTTTCTGCCAGAGAGAAGTCGTGAGGTTCGCGGAAGTCAAGGACCAGCACGCCCAGCGCCTGTTCGTTCAGCACGATGGGCAGCACGGCACTCGCCAGGGGACTGAGGGCGCCCGTTTCGTGCTCCAGCTGTGGGTACTCCGCTTTGAGGGTCGCTGAATCCTCGAAGAACAAGGCTTCCTGGCGCTGCATGGCGTGAATGGCAGGAATATGCCGGTCAAGCGGTCCGTCCTGCCAGATGGTCTTATGGTCCTGTTCGTAGCCTTGCCGGGCGATGAGTTCCAGTTTGTCCTGTGCGGCGTTGATCAGCAATACCGCACCGGCGACGGCGCCAAGGCTGCTGAGGGCAGGGCGCAGGATCACTTCGGAGATTTCGCGTTGTGGTTGGATGGGACTGAGTGCCTGCGCGACCGCCTGGAGTTCATCGCTGAAGATGGTGGGTGCCTGCCGGGCGGGTGAAGACATTCAGTGAGGCTAGCGTCCGCTGAAAGCTGCTCGGCGAGAAGCGGGTGGAGGGCTCTTCAGACTTTCGAGTAAGTGTGCTTTCAGTCGAGCCGTTCCGTGGTGTCCGGCTGATCAGTGCCCTTGTCGCGCGAGTCGGTGGCGCCCTGCCCCCAATTTCCACCCATGTGCTTCGATTGCCTCGATGACGCCCCACCGGACGGCACGAAGGTCAGTTGTGCCGTCCGGCCCTTCGCTGTACTCGTTATTGAAGCGCAGCGTGAATCGCTCGGAGTTGGCCTGCTGCGAGCATCGTTGTGGCTCCAGCGCTGCCCAGTTCAGAAGGATGTTCTGCATCGTCTTTCCTCTCTTAGAGTGCGAAATTGGGTGATGCTTCGCAAGCTCGCGTTATTCGTTGTCGGCCTAGCACTCGCGGCCCTCTGGGGTTTCATCGTTTACTTGGTCGTCGGTTTCACGCTGCGCCGGGCGTTGCTCAACATCGCGGGCTGATACCCCAATTGCAGGCGTTGTAGTTGTACGATGCCTGCGGTGGCCACCTTCAACCGAAAAGAAGTTGTCGAAGCAATTCGTGCTGCCTTTCGTGACGTCACCCTCGGGGATGGCGTGCCACTTCGAGAGTCGGACGTCATCGACGACTACGGAAGTCTGGAGGAACGAGCTGCAGCACGCGCTCTGGATTTCCAGGGACCATGGTGGGAAGTGCCGCGTGAAGATCTCAAAGAGTACTCCAGCGTGTTCATCTTCATGGACGCCCAGGGCTTTCGGTACTACCTGCCCAGGTACATGACGGAAGCGTTGATAGAGACAAACGGCAGGCTTGGCACCTTCGCCTGGATGACGCTTGAGATTCTGGAATCGGCGCAACAGTTCGGACACCTGCCAGATTTTGATCTTGCCCAGAAGCGCGCCATTCTTTGCTTCGTTGAGGCCTTGGAGCACCTGGAACCTGGCATTGCAACGGCCCCTTGTTTCGGGCGCGATTATCTTGACGTGTGGGCCTACTGGGCAGAACAGGTGCAGGAATGATCGGGTTCGTACTGTAGGAGTGTCGGCAGTGCCCTCTATTGATCGCGTTACGGGTTCGCATTGATATTCTGTCGAGATGCCCGTCTGGCAACCGGCCCGCTTCTCCCGCACTCAACTTGAAGAGCGCCGTCTCGCTGCCCTCGAATGGATTGAGCGTAGTACCCACAGGAATCAGGAAATCGCCGATGACTTCGGCGTCTCAGTCCACACCGTCTACAGCTGGAAAGCCCGACTCAAACGAAACGGCAGTCTTGGGGCCACCGTGGCTCAAGGACCCACTTCACGTCTCACCGCAGATCAACTCGCACAGCTCCGCACCTTTCTGCGCGACGGTGCGCTGCATCACGGCTTCCCGGATGAGACCTGGACCACCCGGCGCGTGAGTGCCTTGATTGGTCGTCGATTTGAGGTCTGGTACCACCATGACCATGTCCGGCACATCCTGCGCCAGCTGGGATTTACACCACAGATGCCCGATGGACGGGCGGCAGAACGCAATGAACTTCGGATCGCTTCCTGGCGGGAACAGCTGGCCCCGGAGTTGAAAAAAAGGTGGCTGAAGGGGCCACGCTGGTCTACCTCGACGAGGTGGGATTCGCGTTGAAAGGTGTCCGAAGAAGGACTTGGTCGGCCAGGGGCGTCACGCCGCTGGTCTCGCTGCCCGCGAACTGGGAGAAGCTCTCGACCATTGGGGCGATCACGTCGGATGGACAGTTTTTGCAGAACACCAAGAAAGGCGCGATCCGCAGCGCGGAGGTCATCGAGTTTCTCCAGCATCTGCTGCGCCACATTCAGGGGCAGGTCGTAGTGGTGCTGGACAACGCCGGTATTCATCGGGTCAAAGCGGTTCAGGCGTTCGTGGAGAGCCAGGAGCGCCTGTCACTGGTGTATTTGCCGCCGTACGCACCGGAATTAAACAGGGTTGAGCTGGTGTGATTGTTCGTGAAGCGGAAGGTGCTGGACAACTTCTGTGCGCGTACGGTCAGGATATTGAAGGAGAAGCTGGTCGGTGCCTGGCAGCGCGTTCGGTACATCGACTTGCCACGACAGTTGTTGAATGCAAACTTACGCCGCGATCAATAATTACTCTTTGTAAGTTAGGTATGGGACACGACGTGGCAGACCGAACTACTCTGGGTGCCCAAAACCGGTTTTGAGCAAGCGTCGCCACGTCGCCCAGTCCCGGCCCCAAAGCCCGTACAGCTGCGTGAATCTCCAAGTTCGTTTCTGCAAGGTTGGGTTCGGCCGGAACACGTCCCGGGAGGTCCTATATGACGAACCCGGAACTCTTCGTCGGTATTGATGTTTCCCAGGCGCGTCTCGATGTCGCCCTCCACCCCTCTGGGGAGACCTTCCATGTCACCAACGACGAAGGCGGCTTTGAGCTGCTCTGCACCCGCCTGGCCGCGTTGTCGCCTACGCTGATCGTCTGTGAGGCCACCGGTGGAATGGAGCGCCCAGTCGTGCTGGCCAGCACGCTCGCACACCTGCCCATCGCGGTCGTGAATGCTCGGCAGGTCCGCAATTTTGCAAGAGCGACAGGCCAGCTGGCCAAGACCGACCGCCTCGATGCCCTGATCCTCGCTCACTTCGCGCAGGCTGTGCGGCCAGAGGTGCGCCTTGTCCGTGACGAACAGATCCGTCATCTTGAAGCGCTCGCCGTTCGGCGCCGGCAAATCGTCACGATGTTGACGGCAGAACGAAACCGGCTGGGGGCCACCCACGATCAAGGCGTCCGAATTCATATCGAACACTTGATTGCCCACCTCCAAACGCTCCGCAAAGACCTGGACCGAGAGTTGTTGGACGCAGTGCAGGCTCACCCAGCGACACAGCACCGCTTCGAGCTGCTGTGCAGTGCGCCAGGGATCGGTCCAGTGGTCGCTCTGACGCTCCTCTCAGCGTTGCCGGAACTTGGCATGCTGTCCCGAGGGCAGGTTGCTGGGCTGGTGGGGGTCGCCCCACTCAATCGGGACAGCGGACGAATGCGGGGAAGACGCACAACCTGGGGTGGCCGGGCAGAAGTCCGCACCGCGCTGTACATGGCAACCACCGTCGCCGTGAGGCACAATCCAACCATCAAGGCGCACTATGAGCAACTTGTCGCCAGGGGGAAACCAAAGATGGTGGCACTGATCGCCTGCCTGCGAAAGTTCGTTGTCCACTTGAACGCCATGATTCGAGCTGATGAACCGTGGCGCGACCAGCCCGGCGTAGCAATGAAACCCGATGAGTCGGTCGGTAGCATAAGCTAGAGGAGCCGACTTCGAAGTGAGCCAACAGAGCTCGTGCCGGTCCGACACGGATCCTTGTTCGAGGTCGGCATTTTGTGTTGTCAATAGCTTGAGCGGGGCGTTGGCGTTTGGCGACCACAGGACACGTCCTGTGGTCGCCAAACGCCAACGCCCCGAAGGATTCACCTTGACATTCAAGACAGCTGCTCAATACTGGCCGACCACTGCTTCGCCGGTGAGCGAATGGCGTGTCCTCGTGTCCTTCATGGTCATATGTCGTACACAGGAACACGCCATTCTCGAGCTCCGCACTTCCCCGAGAGTGCTCGAGATCTTGCCACGTCCAGTAAATTTCGCAGAAGGCAAAATCCTTCCTGGAAATTCAACTGGAGTGGCATCTGCACCTTCCAGACTTCATGTGATCCGCAAGCAAAAAACGCGTTTCGTTCTGCCCTCACCTCAGATGCGTTCCAAAGGGCCTGGCAACCGGCGAGCCTCAGCCGGTGAGCCCGCGCAGGACGGCTCACCGGCTGAGGCTGAGTTCGGCATGTTCACTCAGACAACACCAAGTCCTTCAGGTCAAGAGGGGCCCCTGACATACCAGGTGCCTTTTCGTTCAGCGGCGTTGATGTCGCTCGAAACGCTCCCCCGACCATGGAAGTAGTCGTTCATATTCGTTCGGTTGTTGTTTCCGTAAAAGCCCATATATGCCCACTGCACTTTCCTGCTTTGCGTGTCCGTTGCGGCCTGCACCCACGCCTCGCGCACCTTCATCGCGTCATTCCCGAAGACCCACAAAATCTTCTGGCGCAACATGTAGTCAGCGAATTTCTCCCCTTCGTTCGAAGTGTCCTCGGATATGTTGTGGTACCCGAGCATCATGTGCAGGCCCTTGAACGAGGGTCCCCAGCGGTTGGCGACGCCGCGACCACCTGCAGTGCGCTGCAGCACCTCACAGGCCGCAAAGACCATCCATTCGAGGTCCGTATTGCCCCACTGCACCGTGTCCCCAGCGCTGATGTCCAGGAAGCTATCGTCCCGGCTCGAAGAGAAGAGAACCCCCGTCGGCATACCGTGGCCTGTAAAGAAGCCAAGATCGACCCGATCTACGAGTTCGGACGGGCCACTTTTCAGGTGCTGCTCGTACGCGGACGCTTCTGACTTGTTGTACGCAACGTTGATAGCGTCACGCTGAAAGCGCGCCGCGAAATTGTTCCCGTTTGCAACGGAGAGAGGAAGGTTGTCCTGCCCGACACGGCTGTACGTCATGCCAACCGACCACACGCCAACCTCAACCGAACTGTCCTCAAGGGGCCGGATTGCTTTCGGCTCGAGGAAGGGATAGCCGGCGGTGATGCTCGTGGTCTTGCCAGCTTCCACGCTCAGGCCATTCGCGTCCGTCACGACGACGCTCAAGGTCTCGTCGACGAGCGTACCCGCGTCCTCCTCGGAGCCGACGAAATAACGCACGGTCGGCCCCTCACCCACGACACCCATATTTGACGACACCCAGCGGTATGTGTATGGAGCGGTACCACCGGCGACGTGCACGCTCGCTTCAATGTCGTGATGATCGACGACGTTCATGCTGACCGTGGGGGTAGGTGCCGCCTGGACGGCAGGAACGTACACGACCTTGGAATTCACGGTCTGGCCATTGACAACCGAGGTGTACACGTAGCGGTAGTGCGGGAAGTACTTCGTGACGCTCTTCAGGGCGAGCGGAGGCGCGTAATACACCAAGTCGCGCCGAACGGTCGGCGACACCGCGGACCCCTGCGCACTGAGGACATCCTTGCCGATCCGCTGCTGAGCGCGTGCGTCCGCCTGCTGCGCCGTGATGACCGGGACCTGCTCGCCTGACTGGACGCCGCGCATGGCGTACTGAACCTGCGATACCGCACCTGCCGGGTCGAAAACCACTTTGACTTTCGCCCCGGGACCCGCGAGCGGAAGTCCGTTGAAGCTGAAGTCGTACCCGACCTGCGTGTCAATCGCCTTGGATACGTCGACGGTTCCGTCATCCTGAACGGCCTCGAAAGTCGCGTGTTCAACCTCGGCCTTCCCACCGGTCGTGGCGAGCCCGGCCGCGCTGAAAGCCGCTTGCGTACGCGAGGCAGCCTGTCCGTCGGGATAAACCGGCATCGCGTTGATCGCAGCGAAATCGAAGGCAGCGTTGGTCGTGGGTGTGCCTTCCTCGTTGGGCGTGGTGTCGGGGAGCGGCGTGGTAGGCAGCACATGGAAGCGCGTCGTGTCGAGAAAGCGGATGGCGCCGTCCGTCTCGTCGTACGGAGTGACCGGGAGGCCAAAGGCGGCCTGTAAAGCTTGAGCTTGTCCGAGGGTGGGGCCTTGCGAGATGACAGTGAGCACGGGTAGCGTGCTCGAGCTTGGTGCGCTGCCCGTCTTCGCGCAGCCGGCGAGCGACAAGGTGATCATGGCACTCAGCATCCACCAGCTCGAATTGTGCGACAGGTGTGACTTCATTGGCCTCCAGTGCGCGTGCCGTCCAGGTGAGTTTTTGATGGACGCACGTGTCGCGCCACCTGCACGGAGGGCGACCCCTTCACAGTGGCCTCATCCGGCTCACGCACCGCTTACGTTTGAGGCGGCATCCGCCGACCGCGTGATGCTCTCATACGTTCGAACGTCCCAAAAGCGCCCCTGAAAACGCTGGCAGGTCGGCATCAGGACGCCTGATGCGAAGTCACGTACGCACTCACGCCGGAAGCGCCAGGATGAAGCTGCCGAAGTGCCTCATTTGCGTCGAGCGAAGTCGCAGCACGGACTAAGGCGATTGTCATAGACATTGATAGATTTTTGATCAATGTCTATGACCGAGTGGAGCGAGCAGACCTGGGGTTGGGTCGATTTTGCGTAGGTGAAGTTAAGCGGCTTGAGCATGGCGGTCGGCTTGGTGAGGTGTCAAGTAACCGAGGGTCGAATGGCGGCGCTGACGGTTGTAGAAGACCTCCAGGTAAGCGAAGATGGCGGCTCTGGCCGCTTCACGTGACTCAAAGGGCTCGCCGTCCAGCAGCTCTCGCTTGAGGGTAGCGAAGAAGCTCTCCACGCAGGCATTATCCCAGCAGTCGCCTTTTCTGCTCATGCTCGCTTGCGCTCCGATCCGCTGGAGCTCGGCCTGGAAGAGGCCGCTGGCGTATTGGCTTCCCCTATCTGAGTGGTGAATCAACCCAGGAGTTGGGGAACGGCGCTGGACAGCCATCCGCAAGGCCGCCACCGGCAGTTCGGCCGGCATGCGGTCACTCATCGACCAACCCACCACCAAGCGGGAATACAAGTCCAGCACGACCGCCAGGTACAACCAGCCTTGCTTGGTTGGGATGTACGTCAGGTCTGCTGCCCACACCTGATTGGTCTGCTCTGGGTGGAAGTCGCGTTGCATCAGATTTTCCGCCACAGCCAGCTGGTGATTGCTGTCGGTGGTGATGACCTGCTTGCGCTTGCCTTTGGCCCTGAGGCCAGCGGTCCGCATCAAACGAGCCACCCGCTTCTTACTGCACTTCAAGCCCGCCTCGGCGAGTTCGACGTGCAGGCGGGGAGCCGTAGCAGCCCTTGAACTGCTCGTGCAGCGCTTTGATCCGCAAGGAGAGGGCTTCGTCCTGGAGGTGGTGCTGAGAACGAGGCCTTCCTCGCCAGGTGTAGTACCCGCTGATCGTCACCCCGAGTGTTCGGCACAAGATGTCCAGCCGGAACTCGTGTCGGTTGTCGTGGATGAACGCGAAGATCAGCGACTTTCCTTGGCAAAGAAGGCCGCGGCTTTTTTTAGTATTTCCCGTTCCTGTCGTAGGATTTCGTTCTCGGCACGCAGGCGTTTGATTTCTTCCTGCTCGGGGGTCAGCAGTTGGCGGCCTTGCCCAGGAAAGGCTCGCTGGCCCTGCTGCTGGGCGGCTTTGATCCATTTGCGTAACACGGAGTCGCTGATCCCCAGGTCTCGGGCCGTGCCAGAAACGTTGCCCGTCGTCTCGGCCAGCCTGACGGCTTCTTGTTTGAATTCGGCGGTGTACACTTTGCGGTTCGTCATGGTGGTGCCCCCTATCTTCGGGCTTATTCCCACCTGCGCAAAATTGGGTCAACCTCAAGATGCCAACGAAAATGCTATGTCGGGCGCCTGGCCAGAAAAGCATCCGGACCAGGCTATGCGCTACTGGTCTTTTGGGCTTGCCTGGCTCCTGGGTCATTTGATCTGCTACGGCGCACACCAAAAGAAGCAGGGCCAGCCTGCATGAGGTTGGCCCTGCTTTTTATTCAATTGCTGCAGCGTTCGAGGTGGTCGAGCTCGCTGATGAGTTTTTTCTCGGCCTTCACCAGACCGAGGGCGGCGCGGGAATCCGTCCCACTGATTTTGTACGCATCGTACGCACCGCCGAAATCACTGCCTGCTTGCAGGAACGCATCGAACTGCTCGCGGAGCGGATGATCGCTCAACGCGTTCGTGACGATGATGTTTCCTTCGGTCAGCATCCCCATTGCCTGGTACAGGGCACGCTTGGCGTTCTCGTACCGTTGGACGCCTTTGATGATGTTCCCGCGGCGAAGCACGTCCTTGGCTTCGCGGAGTTCCTGCACGGCTTCCAGGATGACTTGCATCCGCGGGGGAACATTCGACAAAAGGCTGTGTGGTGCCATTGTCATTTCTCTTTGTCCTTCTTGAAGAGTGCCTGGACAAACCGCCCTTACCTCTTCGTAAAAGGACGGCTCTTTTGGCCGTCCTTTCTGGTATTACAAAAAATAAAAACCCCCGCGCTGACCTACTCTCCCAGGACCCTGCGGTCCAAGTACCATTGGCGCGGCTGCGTTTCACGACTGAGTTCTTCAGTGGGATCAGGTGGTTCCACAGCGCTGTGAGCACGGGGGTGTCTTGGTTTAAGAAAAAACCATAACTTCCTGCGAGGGAAGAGCGAAAGAAAGAAGATCAAGACCTCGACTGATGAGCACCAGTCAGCTGAGTACATCACTGTACTTGCACTTCTGGCCTCTTGACCCGGTGATCTTCCGGGAGTCTTACCCAGTTAACCTGGTGAGACACTTCATCTTGAAGTCGGCTTCCCGCTTAGATGCTTTCAGCGGTTATCCGTTCCAGACATAGCTACCCAACACATGCCCCTGGCGGGACAGCTGGAACACCAGTGGTCTGTTCACTCCGGTCCTCTCGTACTAGGAGCAACTCTTCTCAAGTGTCTTGCGCTTGCAGCGGATAGAGACCGAACTGTCTCACGACGTTCTGAACCCAGCTCGCGTGCCGCTTTAATGGGCGAACAGCCCAACCCTTGGGACCTTCTTCAGCCCCAGGATGCGACGAGCCGACATCGAGGTGCCAAACCTCCCCGCCGATATGGACTCTCGGGGGAGATCAGCCTGTTATCCCCGGGGTAACTTTTATCCGTTGATCGATGGCCCTTCCACACGGTACCACCGGTTCACTAAGCCCGAGTTTCCTCCCTGCTCCACATGTCCGTGTCGCAGTCAAGCCACCTTGTACCTTTGCGCTCTGCAGACGATTTCCAACCGTCTTGAGGTGACCTTTGGGCGCCTCCGTTACTCTTTCGGAGGCGACCGCCCCAGTCAAACTACCCGTCAAACATGGTCCGAGAAGTTGCATCTTCTCGTTAGACATTCAAACATCCCAGGGTGGTATTTCACCGTTGCCTCCACCGATCCCAAAAGACCGGCTTCTTTGGCTCCCACCTATGCTACGCAGGGATATTCGAAGATCAATGCCAGACTATAGTAAAGCTCCACGGGGTCTTTTCGTCCTGCTGCAAGTAGGCCGCATCTTTACAGCCAATTCAATTTCACCGAGTCCCTCGTTGAGACAGCGCCCTGATCGTTACGCCTTTCGTGCAGGTCGGAACTTACCCGACAAGGAATTTCGCTACCTTAGGACCGTTATAGTTACGGCCGCCGTTCACCGGGGCTTCAATTCGCAGCTCTCACCGCTCCTCTTGACCTTCCGGCACCGGGCAGGCGTCACACCCTATACGTCCACTTCTCGTGTTGGCAGAGTGCTGTGTTTTTGGTAAACAGTCGCCAGGGCCTATTTTCTGTGCCTCGCTTGATGCGAGGACCCCTTCTCCCGAAGTT harbors:
- a CDS encoding DUF6714 family protein, which encodes MPAVATFNRKEVVEAIRAAFRDVTLGDGVPLRESDVIDDYGSLEERAAARALDFQGPWWEVPREDLKEYSSVFIFMDAQGFRYYLPRYMTEALIETNGRLGTFAWMTLEILESAQQFGHLPDFDLAQKRAILCFVEALEHLEPGIATAPCFGRDYLDVWAYWAEQVQE
- a CDS encoding sensor histidine kinase, encoding MSSPARQAPTIFSDELQAVAQALSPIQPQREISEVILRPALSSLGAVAGAVLLINAAQDKLELIARQGYEQDHKTIWQDGPLDRHIPAIHAMQRQEALFFEDSATLKAEYPQLEHETGALSPLASAVLPIVLNEQALGVLVLDFREPHDFSLAEKQFLNTLAVQCAVALDRSMRHARQLLGQQQQVRILESIGDAFYAVDHDWRFTYVNQRAEELWHRRREDLLGKSCWEEFPHAVGSEAYLAHLEAAQERQVVRVETRSRTLDAWIEMVVHPTPDGLSVYFKDISERKELETRSHDLTRMLERKVAERTRDLQDLNAELRAYAIAVARDLSEPMRRVDALMGLLERRLHDTMDERARALFTHLREEAKHVQRRMDELRLLAVLERRELTEELVALDQLVVQVRSDLEPLLKGRKVKWVLGTLPYITGDPMLLRQVFGELLAVSLDATKDTPGATIEVEGEGRDGQVVVWVRHNGLSLTAEEAQRYFEVFQVPSSFLGASERIGLANSRRIVTRHGGHVWAEAAPAGEAGALLFMALPDRLNAGGN
- a CDS encoding DUF6345 domain-containing protein, which gives rise to MKSHLSHNSSWWMLSAMITLSLAGCAKTGSAPSSSTLPVLTVISQGPTLGQAQALQAAFGLPVTPYDETDGAIRFLDTTRFHVLPTTPLPDTTPNEEGTPTTNAAFDFAAINAMPVYPDGQAASRTQAAFSAAGLATTGGKAEVEHATFEAVQDDGTVDVSKAIDTQVGYDFSFNGLPLAGPGAKVKVVFDPAGAVSQVQYAMRGVQSGEQVPVITAQQADARAQQRIGKDVLSAQGSAVSPTVRRDLVYYAPPLALKSVTKYFPHYRYVYTSVVNGQTVNSKVVYVPAVQAAPTPTVSMNVVDHHDIEASVHVAGGTAPYTYRWVSSNMGVVGEGPTVRYFVGSEEDAGTLVDETLSVVVTDANGLSVEAGKTTSITAGYPFLEPKAIRPLEDSSVEVGVWSVGMTYSRVGQDNLPLSVANGNNFAARFQRDAINVAYNKSEASAYEQHLKSGPSELVDRVDLGFFTGHGMPTGVLFSSSRDDSFLDISAGDTVQWGNTDLEWMVFAACEVLQRTAGGRGVANRWGPSFKGLHMMLGYHNISEDTSNEGEKFADYMLRQKILWVFGNDAMKVREAWVQAATDTQSRKVQWAYMGFYGNNNRTNMNDYFHGRGSVSSDINAAERKGTWYVRGPS
- a CDS encoding IS110 family transposase, which encodes MTNPELFVGIDVSQARLDVALHPSGETFHVTNDEGGFELLCTRLAALSPTLIVCEATGGMERPVVLASTLAHLPIAVVNARQVRNFARATGQLAKTDRLDALILAHFAQAVRPEVRLVRDEQIRHLEALAVRRRQIVTMLTAERNRLGATHDQGVRIHIEHLIAHLQTLRKDLDRELLDAVQAHPATQHRFELLCSAPGIGPVVALTLLSALPELGMLSRGQVAGLVGVAPLNRDSGRMRGRRTTWGGRAEVRTALYMATTVAVRHNPTIKAHYEQLVARGKPKMVALIACLRKFVVHLNAMIRADEPWRDQPGVAMKPDESVGSIS
- a CDS encoding response regulator translates to MINLTNVALHDVLLVEDSLADVVLMQEAVQESMPHTRLSVAGHGVDALRFLRREASFEDAPRPDLILLDLNMPLKGGLEVLSDLRDDPELRSIPVLVLSTSDRREDVERAYDLGANTYLVKPRDLPGFFALMQQMNDYWFRSARLPQGNKW
- a CDS encoding response regulator, whose translation is MKRVLLVEDHDPDALLLMELLELAAAPWEVKHVKTFREAALRWPEGQFDALLLDLDIPDGFGLELLARALQVVQDVPVLVLSGLINPEVAVRAVQLGARGYVLKGFGAAEQLVELLDPSP
- a CDS encoding IS3 family transposase is translated as MTNRKVYTAEFKQEAVRLAETTGNVSGTARDLGISDSVLRKWIKAAQQQGQRAFPGQGRQLLTPEQEEIKRLRAENEILRQEREILKKAAAFFAKESR